In Musa acuminata AAA Group cultivar baxijiao chromosome BXJ2-8, Cavendish_Baxijiao_AAA, whole genome shotgun sequence, one genomic interval encodes:
- the LOC135618505 gene encoding non-specific lipid transfer protein GPI-anchored 1-like, with protein sequence MAGIYSSSLLSCLLLLLCILGPSASDDSLQDKCASDITKLLPCQDYASGSKEEPTSDCCSSVKDIRGSQPVCLCYVIQQTHSGSSAFKSLGLKVDRLVQLPTACKLANSSVSDCPKLLNLSRSSPDYSIFTNITTANTTSSGSADAAPSKAFIHSICLYGTFAIGLVTATFLSILS encoded by the exons ATGGCTGGGATCTActcttcctccctcctctcctgcctcctcctcctcttgtgcATACTTGGTCCGTCCGCCTCAGACGACTCACTGCAGGACAAGTGCGCATCGGACATCACCAAGTTGCTACCCTGCCAGGACTACGCTAGTGGCAGCAAGGAAGAGCCAACGAGCGACTGCTGCAGCTCGGTGAAGGATATCCGCGGCTCCCAACCTGTTTGCCTCTGCTATGTCATCCAACAGACGCACTCCGGCTCCTCCGCCTTCAAATCCCTCGGCCTCAAGGTTGACAGGCTTGTGCAACTCCCCACCGCTTGCAAGCTTGCCAACTCCAGCGTCAGCGACTGCCCCA AGCTTCTCAACTTGTCTCGGAGCTCACCGGATTACTCTATCTTCACAAACATTACGACAG CTAATACCACCTCCAGTGGATCAGCAGATGCGGCACCTTCAAAAGCATTCATCCACAGCATCTGCCTCTATGGAACCTTTGCGATTGGATTAGTCACAGCTACCTTCTTATCTATTTTATCTTAG